From Dehalobacter sp. 12DCB1, a single genomic window includes:
- the nuoB gene encoding NADH-quinone oxidoreductase subunit NuoB, translating to MSYLPKSPWLVHYDASSCNGCDIEVLACLTPLYDVERFGVLNIGNPKHADIFVVTGSVNEQNKAVIKNIYDQMADPKVVVAIGACATSGGIFRECYNVQGGIDNVIPVDVYVPGCAARPEAIIDGVVQALGVLEEKYKNLGKVAK from the coding sequence TTGTCATACTTGCCGAAGTCTCCTTGGCTGGTTCATTACGACGCCTCCAGCTGCAACGGCTGTGATATCGAAGTACTGGCTTGTCTGACGCCTTTATATGATGTCGAACGTTTTGGCGTTTTGAATATTGGCAATCCTAAGCATGCTGATATTTTTGTCGTGACTGGATCTGTCAATGAACAAAATAAAGCGGTAATTAAAAATATTTATGACCAGATGGCTGATCCGAAAGTTGTAGTGGCAATCGGAGCTTGCGCCACTTCCGGAGGAATCTTCCGCGAATGCTATAATGTCCAGGGCGGAATCGATAACGTCATTCCAGTAGACGTCTATGTCCCTGGATGCGCTGCCAGACCTGAAGCGATCATTGACGGTGTCGTTCAGGCTTTGGGAGTCCTTGAGGAAAAATATAAGAACTTAGGGAAGGTGGCGAAATAG
- the hypA gene encoding hydrogenase maturation nickel metallochaperone HypA has translation MHEYPITEQIIKIASGKAKENNARSVTRITLVVGEQSGFIGESIQMYFDIISKGTLCEGAVLEMENIKAKWYCPDCNIHYTRQPFSFACPDCGNDGMPTNIGKEFYVKDIEIETE, from the coding sequence ATGCATGAATATCCGATTACTGAACAAATTATAAAAATTGCTTCCGGAAAAGCCAAGGAGAATAATGCGCGTAGTGTTACGCGCATTACCTTGGTTGTCGGGGAGCAGTCCGGCTTCATTGGCGAATCCATTCAAATGTATTTTGATATTATTTCGAAAGGCACGCTCTGTGAGGGGGCTGTTCTTGAGATGGAAAATATTAAAGCCAAGTGGTACTGCCCTGACTGTAATATTCATTATACGCGTCAGCCGTTTTCTTTTGCCTGCCCTGACTGCGGCAATGATGGCATGCCAACAAACATTGGAAAAGAATTCTATGTTAAAGATATTGAAATAGAAACAGAATAA
- the hypE gene encoding hydrogenase expression/formation protein HypE, with amino-acid sequence MKIVMAHGSGGNATRELIKDLFHKYLANDYLDKMEDSAILPVSKYPLAMTTDSFVVTPLEFPGGNIGKLAVCGTVNDLWMAGAEPQYLTAGFILEEGLEIDLLDRVVASLSKTAKEAGIKIVAGDTKVVQGNGGLYINTAGLGFRKSGKQIGTDAIRKGDALIVSGDLGNHHACIMSQRMEIANSIQSDCENLGPMVDALLQAGVEVRAMRDITRGGLGTVLNEIAEASNHAIEIEEKSIPVDPEVKSFCDILGLDPLYMANEGKFLCITAQEHSDQALEILKQNRLGTNARLIGSVAETGRPLVTVKTRLGGKRIIDVLYGEGLPRIC; translated from the coding sequence GTGAAGATTGTAATGGCGCATGGAAGCGGTGGCAATGCTACCAGGGAGCTTATTAAGGATCTTTTCCATAAATATCTGGCCAACGATTACCTTGATAAAATGGAAGATTCGGCCATCCTGCCGGTTTCCAAATATCCGCTGGCGATGACAACTGATTCTTTTGTGGTGACGCCTCTGGAATTTCCGGGAGGGAATATTGGCAAGCTTGCTGTCTGCGGAACGGTAAATGATCTCTGGATGGCCGGAGCCGAACCTCAGTATCTGACAGCGGGATTTATTCTGGAAGAAGGTCTCGAGATAGATTTACTTGACCGCGTCGTCGCATCTCTGAGTAAAACGGCCAAAGAGGCAGGCATTAAAATTGTCGCCGGAGATACCAAGGTCGTTCAGGGAAACGGCGGTTTGTATATCAATACAGCTGGTCTTGGTTTCAGAAAAAGCGGTAAACAGATTGGTACGGATGCTATCCGTAAGGGAGATGCCCTCATTGTCAGCGGTGACTTAGGTAACCATCACGCCTGCATCATGTCCCAACGCATGGAAATCGCCAATTCGATCCAAAGTGACTGTGAGAATCTTGGACCGATGGTCGATGCTTTGCTTCAGGCAGGCGTTGAAGTCCGTGCGATGAGGGATATTACCCGGGGAGGCTTAGGTACGGTCCTAAATGAGATTGCCGAAGCTTCGAACCATGCCATAGAGATTGAAGAGAAAAGCATCCCTGTGGATCCGGAAGTCAAATCTTTCTGTGACATTTTAGGCCTGGATCCACTCTATATGGCCAATGAAGGGAAGTTTCTCTGTATCACCGCTCAAGAGCATTCAGACCAGGCTTTGGAAATTCTTAAGCAAAATCGGCTTGGCACTAACGCGAGGCTGATTGGTAGCGTCGCGGAGACCGGAAGACCTCTCGTGACCGTGAAAACAAGACTGGGAGGAAAAAGAATTATCGATGTCTTATATGGGGAAGGCCTTCCAAGGATTTGTTAG
- a CDS encoding HypC/HybG/HupF family hydrogenase formation chaperone: MCVAVPGKVVEVNDFTGKVDFQGNIIDVNMALVDAQAGDYVLVHAGCAIEVIQKDTADEILELFVELESLKYES; this comes from the coding sequence ATGTGTGTGGCTGTTCCCGGGAAAGTGGTGGAAGTGAATGACTTTACCGGCAAGGTTGATTTCCAGGGGAATATTATTGATGTTAATATGGCCCTGGTAGATGCCCAAGCAGGTGATTACGTACTGGTTCATGCAGGATGCGCCATTGAAGTTATTCAGAAGGACACTGCCGATGAAATATTGGAGTTATTTGTAGAATTGGAGTCACTGAAATATGAATCTTGA
- a CDS encoding LTA synthase family protein — protein sequence MSYMGKAFQGFVRNRLRTRKLSAKGFLIWIAATAFIQVIAVEMIQRGDFKLAFGWITSDFLVFLINDFLAIVILCFFLFLTGNLRLTIISSSVLLILLAVTNTVKKQFLGDPLFPWDFGRFNQVYNLLPKISGEVVPVLVLLGVVIILFILAGTFLIPKDHLRLRTRICVLVGVGILIPVLVFYRHTPIQTLFKMAEIEHIYWVQTQNSLQNGFLLGFMMNTEYVMVFEPTGYSEETIDKIIAGDKASSSAMVASVQDSGMKPDIVVILDESFWDPTRLPNVVFSEDPLPNFRELSNEGTSGEILSPVFGGSTANVEFEFLTGLSTNFLPQGAIAYQQYVTKSLPALPSLLQRYGYETTAIHPYHSWFYDRDKIYPLLGFQHFYSLEDFSGAEIDGEYIGDMEVSKRIIQELQTADQPEFIFAVTMQNHGPYPADRYNDHAVSTSGSLTSEGKGILDTYAEGVQDADTSLAFLTDYLRESNRPTIVVYFGDHLPFLGKDYQVYKETSYITRNENEWSTGDTLKMKSVPLIIWSNDQPDTAEITADKSLAGAVKKIQRTSNLGLISSSFLGAYLLEQLNYPKNAIFDYTGRMADVLPVYGKTVFVDQYGQVYNELPSSFQETKEDYWLLEYDLLFGKQYTNK from the coding sequence ATGTCTTATATGGGGAAGGCCTTCCAAGGATTTGTTAGAAACCGTTTGAGAACCAGGAAATTGTCAGCCAAGGGCTTTCTGATCTGGATTGCAGCCACAGCGTTCATCCAGGTCATTGCTGTCGAAATGATTCAACGGGGAGATTTTAAATTAGCTTTTGGGTGGATAACTTCCGATTTTCTGGTATTTCTGATCAACGATTTCCTGGCAATTGTCATTCTGTGTTTTTTTCTTTTTCTTACCGGAAATCTGCGCCTTACGATCATTTCTTCATCTGTCCTGCTGATTTTACTTGCGGTAACGAATACGGTAAAGAAACAGTTTTTAGGCGATCCTTTGTTCCCTTGGGATTTTGGAAGATTTAACCAGGTTTATAATTTACTGCCGAAGATTTCCGGAGAAGTGGTGCCGGTCCTTGTTCTTCTTGGTGTGGTGATCATACTTTTTATTTTGGCTGGAACATTCCTGATTCCGAAGGACCATCTTCGCTTAAGGACCAGAATCTGTGTACTCGTAGGTGTCGGGATTCTGATTCCTGTTCTTGTTTTTTACCGGCATACGCCGATTCAGACGTTGTTTAAAATGGCAGAAATCGAACATATCTACTGGGTTCAAACCCAAAATAGCTTACAGAACGGTTTTCTCCTAGGTTTTATGATGAACACGGAATATGTCATGGTTTTTGAGCCGACTGGCTACAGTGAAGAAACCATCGACAAGATCATTGCTGGTGACAAAGCCAGTTCGTCTGCCATGGTTGCCAGTGTTCAAGACAGCGGAATGAAGCCGGATATTGTTGTCATATTAGATGAATCTTTTTGGGACCCTACAAGACTTCCGAATGTTGTTTTTTCTGAAGATCCGCTGCCCAATTTTAGAGAATTAAGCAATGAGGGCACTTCGGGTGAAATATTGTCCCCTGTGTTTGGAGGAAGTACGGCAAATGTGGAATTTGAGTTTTTGACAGGGTTATCGACAAATTTCCTGCCTCAGGGAGCAATAGCTTACCAGCAGTATGTCACAAAATCACTGCCGGCTCTGCCCAGCCTGCTTCAGCGTTACGGCTATGAAACGACGGCCATCCATCCCTATCACAGCTGGTTTTATGACAGGGACAAGATTTACCCGCTGCTGGGTTTTCAGCACTTTTACAGTCTGGAAGATTTCAGTGGGGCAGAAATTGACGGCGAATATATCGGAGATATGGAAGTAAGTAAAAGAATTATTCAAGAGCTTCAAACTGCCGATCAGCCGGAGTTCATTTTTGCTGTAACCATGCAAAATCACGGTCCTTATCCGGCTGACCGCTATAATGACCATGCGGTGAGTACCTCAGGCAGTCTGACGTCCGAAGGAAAAGGAATTTTAGACACTTATGCGGAAGGCGTACAAGATGCAGATACGTCGCTGGCTTTTTTGACTGACTATCTGCGGGAATCGAATAGGCCGACAATCGTCGTTTACTTCGGGGATCACCTGCCTTTTTTAGGCAAGGATTATCAGGTTTATAAAGAAACTAGTTATATTACCCGGAATGAAAACGAATGGTCCACTGGAGATACCTTAAAAATGAAGTCGGTTCCGCTGATCATTTGGTCAAACGATCAGCCGGACACTGCTGAAATCACTGCGGATAAAAGTTTGGCAGGCGCAGTCAAAAAAATACAAAGGACCTCGAATTTAGGACTTATCAGCTCGTCGTTTCTGGGAGCCTATTTGTTGGAACAGCTGAATTATCCGAAAAATGCTATTTTTGATTATACCGGGCGAATGGCTGATGTACTGCCCGTTTACGGAAAAACAGTCTTTGTTGACCAGTACGGGCAGGTGTACAACGAGTTGCCATCATCATTCCAGGAAACAAAAGAAGATTACTGGCTGCTGGAATATGACCTATTATTTGGGAAGCAGTATACAAATAAATAA
- a CDS encoding nickel-dependent hydrogenase large subunit, whose translation MGERTIIPFGPQHPVLPEPLHLDLIMEDEKVVGAVPSIGFVHRGLEKLVEKRDFNEMIYVIERICGICSFIHGQAYAQTLEGMMGVDIPPRAKYLRTIWAELSRVHSHLLWLGLMADGYGFESLFMHCWRIREKVLDIFEETTGGRVIFSVCKIGGVWKDIDNDTLNRIKRIIKDIGEEAKAVTDVFVRDYSVQKRTRGIGVLTYQEAIDLGAVGPTLRGSGVVEDMRTLGYAAYGDLNFEPIVEKDGDCYARTVVRVRELYQSLDLIRQCIEKIPDGEVDMKVKGNPNGEYIARLEQPRGQAFYYAKGNGTKYLDRFRVRTPTFANIPALLKILPGADLADVPVLALTIDPCISCTER comes from the coding sequence ATGGGTGAGCGAACAATAATTCCATTTGGGCCTCAGCATCCGGTACTGCCTGAACCGCTCCATCTAGATCTTATTATGGAAGATGAGAAAGTAGTTGGCGCTGTTCCTTCGATCGGGTTTGTGCACAGAGGCTTGGAAAAGCTGGTTGAAAAAAGAGATTTTAATGAAATGATCTATGTCATTGAGCGTATTTGCGGGATCTGCAGTTTTATTCACGGACAGGCCTATGCTCAGACGCTGGAAGGCATGATGGGCGTGGACATTCCACCCCGCGCCAAATACCTGCGTACCATCTGGGCGGAACTTTCCAGGGTACACAGCCACTTGCTCTGGCTCGGTCTCATGGCCGATGGTTATGGATTTGAAAGCCTGTTTATGCATTGCTGGCGAATCAGGGAAAAAGTGCTTGATATTTTTGAAGAGACCACCGGCGGTAGAGTTATATTTAGTGTATGTAAAATTGGCGGGGTCTGGAAAGATATTGATAACGACACATTGAATAGAATAAAGCGTATTATCAAAGACATCGGTGAAGAAGCTAAAGCAGTGACAGACGTATTTGTACGGGACTATTCCGTTCAGAAGAGAACCAGGGGCATAGGAGTCCTGACCTATCAGGAAGCGATCGATCTGGGCGCCGTTGGTCCGACCTTGAGGGGCAGCGGTGTTGTGGAGGATATGCGTACCTTAGGCTATGCCGCTTACGGCGATCTGAATTTTGAGCCAATCGTCGAGAAAGACGGTGATTGCTACGCCCGTACCGTGGTTCGGGTGCGTGAATTATACCAGTCGCTGGACCTGATTCGTCAGTGTATTGAAAAGATACCTGACGGTGAAGTTGATATGAAGGTGAAGGGCAATCCAAACGGAGAATATATCGCCCGTCTGGAGCAGCCGCGGGGCCAGGCTTTCTACTACGCCAAAGGCAACGGTACAAAATATTTGGACAGGTTCAGAGTCAGGACACCGACGTTTGCGAATATCCCTGCGTTGCTGAAAATATTGCCGGGCGCAGACCTTGCAGATGTTCCGGTACTGGCATTGACCATTGATCCTTGTATCAGCTGTACGGAAAGGTAG
- a CDS encoding NADH-quinone oxidoreductase subunit C translates to MTECIINPVATEELVDRSKQYLQNGYRLVQICGTKTLSEMYLLYSFEKLDLTLETLRLDVQVGDTVPSISGVYFAAFLYENEIHDLYGVNVSGMAVDFQGTFYETAVKQPFSVTAADMKE, encoded by the coding sequence ATGACGGAATGTATCATTAATCCGGTCGCGACTGAAGAGCTTGTTGACCGTTCAAAGCAGTATTTGCAAAATGGGTATCGACTGGTTCAAATCTGCGGCACCAAAACGCTATCGGAAATGTATTTACTTTATTCGTTTGAAAAACTCGACTTGACTTTGGAAACTTTGAGATTAGATGTCCAGGTTGGCGATACCGTTCCGAGTATCAGCGGTGTATATTTTGCAGCGTTTCTTTATGAAAACGAGATCCATGACCTTTATGGCGTTAATGTCAGCGGAATGGCAGTCGATTTTCAGGGGACATTTTACGAGACAGCAGTTAAACAGCCTTTCAGCGTAACTGCCGCGGATATGAAAGAATAG
- the hypB gene encoding hydrogenase nickel incorporation protein HypB produces the protein MAEKEIQVVQNIFDENDRIAFATQEKLGKMGVFVVNIMGAPGAGKTSSIINLIRQLSENKVYVIEGDIESDIDTVKLKELGIEAIQINTNGACHLDAPTIQSSLDGLSFDKPGLLFIENIGNLVCPAEFQIGEHIKMLICSAAEGSDKPYKYPLAFEKADVILLTKCDLKTYVDFNDEFFLKGVRALNKTAPVFEVNAKTGQGFEDVAGWLLQKKG, from the coding sequence GTGGCAGAAAAAGAAATTCAGGTTGTTCAGAACATTTTTGATGAAAATGACAGGATAGCCTTTGCGACGCAGGAAAAACTGGGCAAGATGGGTGTATTTGTTGTGAATATCATGGGGGCTCCCGGAGCAGGAAAGACATCGAGCATTATTAATCTCATCCGGCAGCTTTCCGAAAACAAAGTATATGTGATTGAAGGAGACATCGAATCGGATATTGACACGGTCAAGCTCAAAGAGTTAGGTATTGAAGCGATCCAGATTAACACGAATGGAGCATGTCATCTGGATGCGCCTACAATCCAGAGTTCCCTGGACGGATTGTCTTTTGATAAGCCCGGATTGTTGTTCATCGAAAATATCGGTAATTTGGTCTGCCCGGCAGAATTCCAAATTGGTGAGCATATCAAAATGCTGATTTGCTCAGCGGCTGAGGGCAGTGATAAACCGTATAAATATCCGCTGGCTTTTGAAAAAGCCGACGTGATTCTGCTTACGAAATGTGACTTGAAAACGTATGTTGATTTCAACGATGAATTTTTCCTTAAGGGAGTAAGAGCATTGAACAAAACTGCACCGGTGTTTGAAGTTAACGCTAAAACCGGACAAGGTTTTGAAGACGTTGCAGGATGGCTACTGCAAAAAAAAGGTTAA
- the hypD gene encoding hydrogenase formation protein HypD — translation MNLDHIRKELAGDHQELKIMEVCGTHTSSIFKNGIRSLLSPKIRLISGPGCPVCVTPASYIDKAIEWAMTPNCVLLTFGDMMKVPGSEKSLSEAKADGAKVEIMYSPQEALKKAAANPELTYVIACVGFETTIPSYALVIQQMERSGLTNIRFLTALRRVMPALDFICATDNEISAFIAPGHVSTILGSQAYAGLAEQYMKPFAVAGFEGEHILIAIYDLVKQVENHKHEVHNLYPSVVKPEGNAIALTYISDYFEAGPAFWRGIGVIEDSGLYLNQKYRQYDAGSTDLVGDAQKSTNCRCGEVILGKINPDECPMFGKACTPAKAQGPCMVSSEGTCGIWFRFTRK, via the coding sequence ATGAATCTTGATCATATACGGAAAGAGCTTGCGGGCGATCATCAAGAGCTTAAAATCATGGAAGTATGCGGAACTCATACTTCCTCAATCTTTAAAAACGGCATACGCAGTCTGCTTTCACCAAAGATCAGGCTTATATCCGGTCCGGGCTGTCCGGTGTGCGTAACTCCGGCTTCCTATATTGATAAAGCCATCGAATGGGCCATGACACCGAACTGCGTGCTGCTGACCTTTGGCGATATGATGAAAGTGCCGGGCTCGGAGAAATCTTTAAGTGAGGCCAAGGCGGACGGGGCAAAGGTCGAGATCATGTACTCACCGCAGGAAGCGCTTAAAAAGGCCGCAGCTAACCCGGAACTTACGTATGTGATCGCCTGCGTCGGTTTTGAAACCACGATTCCGTCTTATGCGCTGGTTATCCAACAAATGGAGCGTTCCGGTCTGACCAATATCAGGTTCTTGACGGCGCTGCGCAGGGTTATGCCGGCTCTGGACTTCATCTGCGCCACGGATAATGAAATATCAGCGTTTATTGCGCCGGGGCATGTCAGCACGATTCTTGGTTCGCAGGCTTATGCCGGTTTGGCGGAGCAGTATATGAAGCCTTTTGCCGTAGCCGGCTTTGAAGGAGAACATATCCTGATCGCCATTTATGATTTGGTCAAACAAGTCGAAAATCATAAACACGAAGTGCATAATCTTTATCCTTCTGTGGTTAAGCCGGAAGGGAACGCGATTGCTTTAACATATATCAGCGACTATTTTGAAGCCGGACCTGCCTTTTGGCGCGGAATCGGCGTTATTGAGGACTCTGGTTTATATCTGAATCAAAAATACCGGCAATATGATGCCGGTTCGACCGATCTTGTCGGCGATGCTCAAAAATCGACGAACTGTCGTTGCGGCGAGGTTATCCTTGGCAAGATTAACCCTGATGAGTGTCCGATGTTCGGTAAGGCCTGTACACCGGCCAAAGCGCAAGGGCCCTGTATGGTATCGTCTGAAGGTACCTGCGGCATCTGGTTCCGGTTTACCAGAAAGTAA
- a CDS encoding nitroreductase family protein: MLDLLYERRSIRKYSPSAIEKDRIQNLVKAALLAPSGRGIQPQRFIVVEDRDLLQKLSVAREHGSAFLSGAPLAIVVLADSSLTDVWTEDASIAAIIIQLAAKSMGLGSCWVQVRNRNQSEGKTTEEYIQEVLNIPRGLKVECMIGLGYPAEQKLRRTEQDLHYQNVFVNQYRTEFLNEY; this comes from the coding sequence ATGCTTGATTTGTTATATGAAAGAAGAAGTATCCGCAAATACAGCCCATCTGCAATAGAAAAAGATAGAATCCAAAACCTGGTCAAAGCTGCCTTATTGGCTCCTTCCGGCAGAGGGATTCAGCCGCAGCGTTTCATCGTTGTGGAAGATCGTGACCTCCTTCAGAAACTTTCCGTAGCAAGGGAGCACGGATCAGCTTTCTTAAGCGGAGCCCCTTTGGCCATTGTGGTCCTGGCGGACAGCAGTCTGACAGATGTTTGGACCGAAGATGCATCTATAGCTGCGATCATTATTCAATTGGCCGCAAAATCGATGGGACTAGGTTCCTGCTGGGTTCAGGTCAGAAACAGAAATCAGTCCGAGGGGAAGACCACGGAAGAATATATCCAGGAAGTACTTAACATACCCCGGGGCTTAAAAGTGGAATGTATGATCGGGCTTGGATATCCTGCGGAACAAAAATTACGCAGGACGGAACAGGATTTGCACTATCAAAATGTATTTGTCAATCAGTATAGAACAGAATTTTTAAACGAATATTAA
- a CDS encoding 4Fe-4S binding protein, translating into MAFNVINKTIMKSLFSKPATAMYPVIKNEFYPNTRGSIEMAKIDDCSFCGICSRRCPATAIEVAKPDKKWEIDRTRCIVCNFCVQVCPKNCLNTQRSYTAPMRDKSSKLFTAYGPVVQEVTSGTEAQNNLTQVETVEEDA; encoded by the coding sequence ATGGCTTTTAATGTAATCAATAAAACAATTATGAAAAGTTTATTCAGCAAGCCTGCTACAGCGATGTATCCGGTCATCAAAAATGAATTTTATCCGAATACGCGCGGCAGCATTGAAATGGCTAAGATAGATGATTGTTCGTTCTGCGGCATTTGTTCCCGGAGATGTCCGGCTACAGCCATTGAAGTCGCTAAACCCGATAAAAAATGGGAAATCGACCGTACGCGTTGTATTGTTTGCAATTTCTGCGTTCAGGTATGCCCGAAGAATTGCCTGAATACCCAAAGAAGTTACACTGCGCCAATGAGAGATAAATCGAGTAAGTTGTTTACCGCATATGGGCCTGTCGTCCAGGAAGTTACTTCCGGGACAGAAGCTCAGAATAATCTTACACAGGTGGAAACAGTAGAAGAAGATGCATGA
- a CDS encoding zf-TFIIB domain-containing protein, which produces MDCPVCHVKLQMAERKGVEIDYCPQCRGIWLDRGELDKIIEKSQSENSTQERRPGYVNEYGNYEHEYKQHGQDHDHDHEHGQHGKYGRNNKRSFLGDLFDFGD; this is translated from the coding sequence ATGGATTGTCCGGTGTGTCATGTGAAATTGCAGATGGCGGAACGCAAAGGAGTAGAAATTGATTACTGCCCGCAGTGCCGCGGAATCTGGCTCGATCGCGGTGAATTGGACAAAATCATCGAAAAATCCCAGTCTGAGAACAGTACTCAGGAACGCAGACCTGGATATGTAAATGAATACGGGAATTATGAGCATGAATACAAGCAGCATGGTCAAGACCATGACCATGACCATGAACATGGTCAACATGGAAAATATGGCAGAAACAATAAAAGATCATTCCTCGGTGATCTGTTCGATTTTGGCGACTGA